The Lycium barbarum isolate Lr01 chromosome 10, ASM1917538v2, whole genome shotgun sequence genome includes a region encoding these proteins:
- the LOC132615691 gene encoding nucleolar protein 58-like — MGKRKATDNEDLKTSGHNSCCGISSMLYGIKKKVNTKRSFSPKTPPVTSAKKPVISSPSPKLKRNLSQVYEGDDSLSETETFEREKKSKITTITENEKSKKEKKKPTQDDDDDDAKLQSKKEKTDVNKPNRKNKEIET, encoded by the coding sequence ATGGGAAAAAGGAAAGCCACAGATAACGAAGATCTCAAGACATCTGGTCATAACTCATGTTGTGGGATATCGTCGATGCTTTATGGGATAAAGAAGAAGGTAAATACGAAGCGTAGCTTTTCTCCTAAAACACCGCCAGTTACCTCGGCAAAAAAGCCCGTAATCTCAAGCCCGAGCCCGAAACTTAAGCGGAACTTATCTCAAGTATATGAAGGAGATGACTCTTTATCAGAAACTGAAACTTTCGAAAGGGAAAAGAAGTCTAAGATCACTACTATTACGGAAAATGAAAAgtccaaaaaggaaaagaaaaagccTACCcaagacgatgatgatgatgatgctaagttACAAAGTAAGAAGGAAAAAACAGATGTTAATAAGCCAAACCGCAAAAATAAGGAGATAGAGACTTGA